From the Shewanella amazonensis SB2B genome, one window contains:
- a CDS encoding glyceraldehyde-3-phosphate dehydrogenase: MSADKHLQSWQERFELAEAMQPLLGKLYRNQGVEVVVYGKPLLNASTIDIIKAHRLVRRHVGDKLRLRESFPFIEVLSKLAVKQCKVDIGKLAVNYWRNHSDASEIEAYMASELASAIDHADEVEPRDVVLYGFGRIGRLLARLLIERTGRSNKLRLRAIVIRGGRAGDLEKRASLLRRDSVHGPFNGSVEIDEENNALIANGTYIQIIYANGPEEVDYTKYGIKDALVVDNTGVWKDEAGLGLHLKSPGAAKVLLTAPAKGNIKNIVFGVNDNDILDEDTIVSAASCTTNAITPVLKAINDKYGIENGHVETIHSYTNDQNLIDNYHKADRRGRSAPLNMVITETGAAKAVAKALPVLAGRLTGNAIRVPTPNVSMAILSLNLNSETSKDDINDYLLDVALHSPLQNQIDFTNSTEIVSSDLVGSRYAGVVDSQATIADGKRAILYVWYDNEFGYSCQVVGVMQKMLGLNHQSLPLSE, from the coding sequence ATGAGTGCTGATAAACACCTGCAAAGCTGGCAAGAAAGATTTGAACTGGCCGAGGCCATGCAACCTCTGCTGGGTAAACTGTATCGCAACCAAGGTGTAGAAGTTGTTGTCTATGGCAAGCCTCTGCTGAACGCCTCTACCATTGATATTATCAAGGCTCACCGTCTGGTGCGTCGCCACGTGGGTGACAAACTGCGTTTGCGCGAAAGCTTCCCCTTTATTGAGGTGCTGAGCAAGCTGGCAGTGAAGCAGTGTAAAGTTGATATCGGCAAACTCGCCGTTAACTACTGGCGTAACCACAGCGACGCCAGCGAAATAGAAGCCTATATGGCCTCAGAACTTGCCAGCGCCATTGATCACGCTGATGAAGTAGAACCAAGAGACGTGGTTCTTTACGGTTTCGGTCGTATTGGCCGTCTGTTGGCGCGTCTGCTGATTGAACGTACTGGCCGCAGCAACAAACTGCGTCTGCGTGCCATCGTTATCCGTGGCGGCCGTGCTGGCGATCTGGAGAAGCGTGCAAGCCTGTTGCGCCGTGATTCAGTTCATGGTCCTTTCAACGGTTCTGTTGAAATCGATGAAGAAAACAATGCCTTGATTGCCAACGGTACCTACATCCAAATCATCTATGCCAACGGCCCGGAAGAAGTGGATTACACCAAGTATGGTATTAAAGATGCGTTGGTTGTAGACAACACTGGTGTGTGGAAAGACGAAGCAGGTCTTGGACTGCACCTGAAGAGCCCAGGAGCTGCCAAGGTACTGCTCACTGCGCCTGCCAAAGGTAACATCAAGAACATCGTATTCGGTGTGAATGATAACGATATTCTCGATGAAGACACTATCGTCTCTGCCGCATCTTGCACCACCAACGCCATCACCCCGGTGCTTAAGGCCATCAACGATAAGTACGGTATCGAAAACGGTCATGTGGAAACCATCCACTCATATACCAACGACCAGAACCTGATTGATAACTACCATAAGGCCGATCGCCGTGGTCGCAGCGCCCCGCTGAACATGGTTATCACTGAAACCGGTGCTGCCAAGGCCGTTGCCAAGGCGCTGCCTGTGCTGGCTGGTCGTTTGACCGGTAACGCTATTCGTGTTCCGACGCCAAACGTGTCAATGGCCATTCTGAGCCTGAACCTGAACAGCGAAACCAGCAAAGATGATATCAACGACTATCTGCTGGACGTCGCGTTGCATTCACCACTGCAAAACCAGATTGATTTCACCAACTCCACTGAAATCGTGTCCAGCGACCTGGTTGGCTCTCGTTACGCCGGTGTAGTGGACTCACAGGCCACCATCGCTGACGGTAAGCGTGCCATTCTGTATGTTTGGTATGACAACGAGTTTGGTTACAGCTGCCAGGTAGTAGGCGTGATGCAGAAAATGCTGGGTCTGAATCACCAGTCTCTGCCTCTGTCTGAATAA
- a CDS encoding MurR/RpiR family transcriptional regulator has protein sequence MNTLEKVQKSLNQFSKSERKVAEVILASPQTAIHSSIATLAKMADVSEPTVNRFCRRLDTKGFPDFKLHLAQSLANGTPYVSRHVEEDDSPESYTTKIFESSMASLDTARQSLDMQAINKAVDILTQAKTISFFGLGASAAVAHDAQNKFFRFNVPVICFDDVLMQRMSCINSNEGDVVVLISHTGRTKSLIDIARLARENGAAVIGITARNSPLSVECTLSVTMEVPEDTDMYLPMASRLAQLVVIDVLATGFTLRRGPRFRDSLKRVKEALKESRINKDPIL, from the coding sequence ATGAATACCCTAGAAAAGGTCCAGAAAAGTCTAAACCAATTCAGCAAGTCAGAACGCAAAGTTGCCGAAGTGATTCTGGCCTCTCCCCAAACTGCGATTCACTCCAGTATCGCTACCCTGGCCAAAATGGCCGATGTGAGTGAGCCTACGGTTAACCGTTTCTGCCGTCGCCTTGATACCAAGGGCTTTCCTGATTTTAAGTTACATCTGGCCCAAAGTCTTGCCAACGGCACACCCTATGTCAGCAGACACGTGGAAGAAGATGACTCGCCAGAGTCTTACACCACTAAAATCTTCGAATCTTCAATGGCTTCCCTTGATACTGCACGTCAAAGCCTCGACATGCAGGCGATCAATAAAGCAGTAGATATTCTGACACAGGCCAAAACTATTTCGTTCTTCGGCCTTGGCGCTTCGGCTGCTGTGGCCCACGATGCGCAAAACAAATTTTTCCGCTTCAATGTACCTGTCATTTGTTTCGATGATGTGTTGATGCAGCGCATGAGTTGCATTAACAGTAACGAAGGTGACGTAGTGGTGCTTATCTCTCACACTGGCCGCACCAAGTCACTGATTGATATAGCAAGACTTGCTCGCGAAAATGGCGCAGCCGTGATAGGCATTACCGCCAGAAACTCACCCTTATCAGTTGAATGTACCTTGTCGGTCACCATGGAGGTGCCGGAAGATACTGATATGTACCTGCCAATGGCGTCCCGCCTTGCACAATTGGTCGTAATTGATGTACTCGCAACTGGATTTACCTTAAGACGCGGTCCAAGATTCAGGGACAGCCTGAAGCGCGTAAAAGAAGCATTGAAAGAATCCCGGATCAATAAAGACCCGATCCTGTAA
- the zwf gene encoding glucose-6-phosphate dehydrogenase — translation MGNTTSGAKACDFVLFGTKGDLARRKLLPSLYQLDKATLLHNDTKIIGVAKDAFSTEEFRELVKTALTTFVKDPLCETTIERFVSRCHYVGTNFTESEGYSAFHELLEPEKRVMVNYFATPPAIFGDICRCLHEQNLIFPDTRVVLEKPIGSDLESSRVINNQVSQYFNENQVYRIDHYLGKETVQNLIALRFANSLFASKWDNRTIDHVQITVAEEVGIEGRWGYFDKAGQMRDMIQNHLLQVLTLVAMDPPVNLDADSIRDEKVKVLKSLRPINMDNVNENTVRGQYSAGFLKGSPVPGYLEEEGANVNSNTETFVALRVDIDNWRWAGVPFYLRSGKRMPFKSSEIVVHFKNPPHNLYRSSYRNLPPNKLTIRLQPHEGVEIQMMNKVPGLEQKTRLQTTKLDLSFSDTFKNERIADAYERLLLEAMLGNQALFVRRDEVEQAWTWVDGIIQAWEAGNERPKAYPAGTWGPVASVALITKDGRSWDE, via the coding sequence ATGGGCAATACAACATCAGGGGCAAAAGCTTGTGATTTTGTCCTTTTCGGTACCAAAGGTGACCTGGCGAGGCGCAAACTGCTTCCCTCTTTATACCAATTGGATAAGGCAACACTGCTTCACAACGACACCAAGATCATCGGTGTTGCCAAAGATGCATTCTCTACTGAAGAATTTCGTGAGCTGGTTAAGACGGCACTGACCACCTTCGTTAAAGATCCCCTCTGCGAAACCACTATCGAAAGATTCGTCAGCCGCTGCCATTATGTCGGTACCAATTTCACCGAGTCAGAAGGGTACAGTGCATTCCATGAGCTGCTTGAACCTGAAAAGCGGGTCATGGTTAATTACTTTGCTACTCCTCCTGCCATTTTCGGCGATATCTGCCGCTGTCTGCACGAACAAAATCTGATTTTCCCCGATACCCGCGTTGTCCTAGAAAAGCCAATTGGCTCAGATCTCGAATCTTCCCGAGTTATCAATAACCAGGTATCTCAATACTTCAATGAGAACCAGGTTTATCGCATCGACCATTACCTGGGTAAAGAAACGGTACAAAACCTGATTGCACTGCGTTTTGCCAACTCACTCTTTGCGTCCAAATGGGATAACCGCACTATCGATCATGTGCAGATTACCGTTGCAGAAGAAGTGGGTATTGAAGGTCGTTGGGGTTATTTCGATAAAGCCGGCCAGATGCGGGACATGATCCAAAACCACCTGTTACAGGTGCTAACACTGGTCGCCATGGATCCACCCGTAAACCTGGATGCCGACTCTATCCGTGATGAAAAGGTAAAGGTGCTTAAGTCGCTGCGCCCAATCAACATGGATAACGTCAACGAAAACACGGTACGTGGCCAATACTCTGCGGGTTTCCTGAAGGGCAGCCCGGTTCCAGGCTATCTCGAGGAAGAAGGCGCAAACGTTAATTCCAATACCGAGACCTTTGTGGCACTGCGTGTGGATATTGACAACTGGCGCTGGGCCGGTGTGCCATTTTATCTGCGCAGTGGCAAACGTATGCCGTTCAAAAGTTCAGAAATTGTGGTGCATTTTAAAAATCCACCGCACAACCTGTATCGCTCCAGTTACCGTAATCTGCCACCGAACAAATTGACCATTCGTCTGCAACCCCATGAAGGTGTTGAAATTCAGATGATGAACAAGGTGCCGGGTCTGGAGCAAAAGACGCGTCTGCAAACCACCAAGTTAGATCTCAGCTTCTCTGACACCTTTAAAAACGAGCGCATTGCCGATGCGTACGAACGTCTGCTGCTGGAAGCCATGCTCGGTAACCAGGCGCTGTTCGTTCGCCGCGACGAAGTAGAGCAGGCCTGGACCTGGGTTGATGGCATCATTCAGGCGTGGGAAGCGGGTAACGAAAGACCGAAAGCCTATCCTGCGGGCACCTGGGGGCCGGTGGCCTCGGTAGCGCTCATCACCAAAGATGGGCGTTCCTGGGATGAATAA
- the gap gene encoding type I glyceraldehyde-3-phosphate dehydrogenase, protein MTIRVAINGYGRIGRNVLRALYESDKDYPIEIVAINDLGDASINAHLTKYDSVHGRFNAKVENDAEAIYVNGDKILTFSERDPAKLPWADLKVDVVFECTGIFTSKEAVQPHLNAGAKKVIISAPGKNVDATVVYGVNQQVLTSDMTVISNASCTTNCLAPFAKPLNDAIGIESGLMTTIHAYTNDQRLSDVYHSDLRRARAAAMSMIPTKTGAAAAVGLVVPELQGKFDGLAVRVPTVNVSLVDLSFIASRDTTVAEVNDIIEKALAADEVLSQVLAVNKEPLVSIDFNHNAYSSNFDATQTRVSGRLVKVMAWYDNEWGFSNRMLDNAVALMNAK, encoded by the coding sequence ATGACTATCCGCGTAGCAATTAACGGCTATGGCCGTATCGGCCGCAACGTACTGCGTGCTCTGTACGAAAGCGACAAAGACTACCCAATCGAAATCGTTGCCATCAACGATCTCGGCGACGCCTCCATCAATGCTCACCTGACCAAATACGACTCTGTACACGGTCGTTTTAACGCCAAAGTTGAAAACGATGCAGAAGCCATTTACGTCAACGGCGACAAAATCCTCACCTTCTCTGAGCGTGACCCAGCCAAGCTACCATGGGCCGACCTCAAGGTTGATGTGGTATTTGAATGTACCGGTATCTTCACTTCCAAAGAAGCCGTACAGCCACACCTGAATGCCGGTGCCAAGAAAGTCATCATCTCAGCCCCCGGCAAGAACGTGGACGCCACCGTAGTTTACGGTGTTAACCAGCAGGTCTTGACCAGTGACATGACAGTTATCTCTAACGCGTCATGTACTACCAACTGCCTGGCGCCTTTTGCCAAGCCACTTAACGATGCCATTGGTATTGAGTCAGGCCTGATGACCACCATCCACGCCTACACCAACGACCAGCGTCTGTCTGACGTGTATCACAGCGACCTGCGCCGAGCCCGTGCTGCTGCCATGTCCATGATCCCAACCAAGACTGGCGCTGCAGCTGCCGTAGGTCTGGTGGTTCCTGAGCTGCAAGGCAAGTTCGATGGTCTGGCGGTTCGCGTACCTACTGTGAACGTGTCTCTTGTTGACCTGTCATTCATCGCCTCTCGTGACACCACAGTAGCCGAAGTGAATGACATCATCGAAAAAGCACTGGCTGCCGATGAAGTTCTGAGTCAGGTTCTGGCGGTAAACAAAGAGCCTCTGGTGTCTATCGACTTCAACCATAACGCCTATTCTTCCAACTTTGACGCAACCCAAACCCGAGTGAGTGGTCGTCTGGTGAAAGTGATGGCTTGGTACGACAACGAGTGGGGCTTCAGCAACCGTATGCTGGACAACGCCGTTGCATTGATGAACGCCAAATAA
- the edd gene encoding phosphogluconate dehydratase, which yields MHPVVKSVTDRIIERSKESRSAYLAALQEARSGKVHRSALSCGNLAHGFAACGAEDKQSLRQLTKVNIGIVTAFNDMLSAHQPYEHYPELLKAACNEVGSVAQVAGGVPAMCDGVTQGQPGMELSLLSREVIAMATAVGLSHNMFDGALLLGVCDKIVPGLLIGAMSFGHLPMLFVPAGPMRSGIPNKEKARVRQKFAEGKVDREALLEAEASSYHSAGTCTFYGTANSNQLVLEVMGLQLPGSSFVNPDDPLRTELSKMAAKQVCRLTENGLQYSPIGEIVNEKSVVNGIVALLATGGSTNLTMHIVAAARAAGIIINWDDFSELSDAVPLLARVYPNGHADINHFHAAGGMAFLMKELLDAGLIHEDVNTVAGYGLRRYTQEPRLIDGQLTWVDGPVTSLDQEVLRGVAEPFQSNGGLKLMKGNLGRAVIKVSAVQEQHRIVEAPAVVIDDQNKLDALFKAGELDRDCVVVVKGQGPKANGMPELHKLTPILGTLQDRGFKVALMTDGRMSGASGKVPAAIHLTPEALDGGLIAKVQDGDLIRINAITGELSLLVSAPELESRTAAPVELRKSRYGMGRELFGALRQNLSSPETGARCTEAIDELY from the coding sequence ATGCACCCCGTAGTCAAATCGGTGACCGACAGGATCATCGAACGCAGTAAAGAAAGTCGCAGTGCTTATCTGGCCGCGCTGCAGGAAGCCCGCAGTGGAAAGGTTCATCGCTCTGCCTTGAGTTGCGGCAACCTGGCCCATGGTTTCGCCGCCTGTGGCGCAGAAGATAAACAGTCGCTGCGCCAACTCACCAAGGTCAATATTGGCATTGTGACTGCGTTTAACGACATGTTGTCTGCCCATCAGCCTTATGAACATTATCCTGAGCTGCTCAAAGCCGCCTGTAATGAAGTAGGCAGTGTTGCCCAGGTGGCCGGTGGCGTACCCGCCATGTGTGACGGTGTAACTCAGGGCCAACCCGGGATGGAGCTGTCGCTGCTGTCCCGTGAGGTGATAGCCATGGCGACCGCCGTAGGCTTATCCCACAACATGTTTGATGGCGCGCTGCTGCTTGGGGTGTGTGACAAAATCGTGCCCGGCTTGCTGATTGGTGCAATGAGTTTTGGCCACCTTCCAATGCTGTTTGTACCTGCGGGGCCCATGCGCTCAGGCATTCCCAATAAGGAAAAAGCCCGTGTGCGTCAAAAATTCGCTGAGGGTAAGGTGGACCGCGAAGCCTTGCTCGAAGCCGAGGCAAGCTCTTATCACAGTGCCGGTACCTGTACCTTCTATGGTACTGCCAACTCCAATCAACTGGTGCTCGAGGTGATGGGGCTGCAACTGCCAGGCTCATCCTTTGTGAACCCGGACGACCCACTGCGAACCGAACTCAGCAAAATGGCCGCCAAGCAGGTTTGTCGCCTGACCGAAAACGGGCTGCAGTATTCACCCATAGGTGAGATAGTCAACGAAAAATCCGTGGTTAACGGCATAGTTGCGCTGCTTGCCACCGGAGGTTCAACCAACCTGACCATGCACATAGTGGCTGCGGCCAGGGCCGCCGGTATCATCATCAACTGGGATGACTTTTCCGAGCTGTCTGATGCCGTTCCTCTGCTGGCCCGTGTTTATCCCAACGGTCACGCGGATATCAATCACTTCCATGCGGCGGGCGGTATGGCCTTCCTGATGAAAGAACTGCTGGATGCAGGTCTTATCCACGAAGATGTCAATACAGTGGCAGGCTACGGTCTGCGCCGTTACACCCAGGAGCCAAGACTCATTGATGGTCAGCTCACCTGGGTTGATGGTCCTGTTACCAGTCTGGACCAAGAGGTACTGCGCGGTGTTGCAGAGCCATTCCAGTCAAATGGCGGCCTTAAACTGATGAAAGGCAACCTTGGTCGCGCCGTTATCAAAGTCTCGGCAGTCCAGGAGCAGCATCGTATCGTCGAAGCCCCAGCGGTGGTCATTGATGATCAGAACAAACTGGATGCCCTCTTTAAAGCCGGTGAGCTTGATAGAGACTGTGTGGTTGTGGTGAAAGGTCAGGGACCCAAAGCTAATGGCATGCCTGAGCTGCACAAACTAACCCCCATCCTGGGTACCTTGCAGGACCGCGGTTTTAAAGTGGCGTTGATGACCGATGGTCGTATGTCCGGTGCATCAGGCAAAGTACCTGCGGCAATCCACCTTACGCCTGAGGCTCTGGATGGCGGTCTTATCGCCAAGGTTCAGGACGGTGACCTTATCCGTATCAATGCCATTACCGGTGAACTGTCCTTGCTGGTCTCGGCTCCCGAGCTTGAAAGCCGCACTGCCGCACCGGTGGAATTAAGAAAGTCCCGTTATGGCATGGGCAGGGAACTTTTCGGCGCGCTCAGACAAAATCTCAGCAGTCCCGAAACCGGTGCCCGTTGCACCGAAGCAATCGATGAACTTTATTGA
- a CDS encoding DUF2989 domain-containing protein gives MFTSFAFVTGAFVLFGCDNGRNSDTICKNNPELCEDLHKDSWCRYEKGDLIRQRFILKTTPNPTGKQIYDQLRFLEVYSKCIELASGVQHKVNVQRTNDRLRAFGISVQNLEELQESTKGSQDPYLAYYHWSRLDDAKSLAVLIKAEKEGQISDPELLSKLAIYYLKTDAARAKKLYLDVLGMVDADHLDPDWLLGLATASRTLGDLDGSYLYSRANIALTKQSVNEAQMLALLTGDKTKAAMLDSEAEQLAKAVSSGNFAGSAIEKRLRAEIDTERAKIEPVAPLAQD, from the coding sequence ATGTTTACATCATTTGCATTTGTCACCGGTGCTTTTGTGCTTTTTGGCTGTGATAATGGCCGAAACTCAGACACGATCTGTAAAAATAATCCTGAACTTTGCGAAGACCTGCATAAAGACAGTTGGTGCCGATATGAGAAAGGGGACCTTATCCGCCAGCGTTTCATCCTGAAAACTACCCCCAACCCCACAGGTAAACAAATTTACGACCAGCTCAGATTTCTCGAGGTGTATTCAAAATGCATTGAGTTGGCTTCAGGGGTACAACACAAGGTTAACGTTCAGCGCACCAATGACAGACTACGCGCCTTTGGTATAAGTGTGCAGAACCTGGAAGAATTACAGGAATCCACCAAGGGCAGCCAAGATCCTTACCTCGCCTACTACCACTGGTCCCGACTCGACGACGCGAAAAGTCTTGCCGTGCTCATCAAAGCCGAAAAGGAAGGACAGATTTCTGATCCGGAGCTTTTATCCAAGCTGGCGATTTACTACCTGAAGACTGACGCCGCCCGAGCCAAAAAACTGTACCTTGATGTGCTGGGCATGGTCGATGCAGACCATCTTGATCCGGACTGGTTACTTGGGCTTGCCACAGCCTCACGCACTCTCGGCGATTTAGACGGCAGTTACCTTTACTCCAGGGCCAACATAGCGCTGACCAAGCAAAGCGTTAATGAGGCGCAAATGCTGGCGCTGCTGACGGGCGATAAGACCAAGGCGGCCATGCTTGATAGCGAAGCAGAACAGTTGGCCAAAGCGGTCAGTTCCGGAAATTTTGCCGGTAGTGCGATTGAGAAACGCCTGAGGGCCGAGATAGATACAGAACGGGCAAAAATCGAGCCAGTCGCTCCTTTAGCACAGGATTGA
- the pyk gene encoding pyruvate kinase translates to MFRRTKIVTTLGPATDRDDNLRRIIAAGANVVRLNFSHGSPEDHLERATRTRAIAKELGVHVAILGDLQGPKIRVSTFKDNRKVQLALGQEFILDAELAKGEGDETQVGIDYKELPDDVSIGDILMLDDGRVQLKVERVEGRKVFTTVTVAGPLSNNKGINKKGGGLSAAALTEKDKADIITAARINVDYLAVSFPRSGADLNYARDLAKAAGSNAMIVAKVERAEAVASDEAMDDVILASDAVMVARGDLGVEIGDAALVAVQKKLISRSRQLNRVVITATQMMESMITSPMPTRAEVMDVANAVLDGTDAVMLSAETAAGDFPEETVRAMANVCVGAESHPSVKVSKHRMDERFTSVEETIALSTMYAANHLDGVKAIIALTESGATAQLMSRISSSLPIIALSRHSTTLAKMALYRGVQPVYFDSTSFRADEVAAQALEAVRAAGYLGSGDMVLMTKGDAMETIGGTNTCKVLILP, encoded by the coding sequence ATGTTCCGCAGAACCAAAATCGTTACTACCCTTGGCCCAGCCACAGACCGTGACGATAACCTGCGCCGCATCATTGCGGCTGGTGCTAACGTAGTCAGACTTAACTTCTCCCATGGTTCACCAGAAGATCATCTCGAGCGCGCAACCCGTACCCGTGCCATAGCCAAAGAGCTCGGCGTGCATGTTGCTATCCTTGGTGACCTTCAGGGGCCGAAAATCCGTGTATCCACCTTTAAGGACAACCGTAAAGTACAGTTGGCCTTAGGTCAGGAATTTATCCTGGATGCGGAGCTGGCCAAGGGCGAAGGTGACGAAACCCAGGTAGGTATCGACTATAAGGAGCTGCCGGACGACGTCAGCATCGGCGATATCCTGATGCTCGACGACGGTCGTGTTCAGCTGAAAGTTGAACGCGTGGAAGGTCGCAAGGTGTTTACCACTGTGACGGTTGCCGGTCCATTGTCTAACAACAAGGGCATCAACAAGAAAGGTGGTGGCTTGTCTGCCGCGGCACTGACCGAAAAAGACAAAGCCGATATCATCACCGCAGCCCGCATTAACGTTGATTACCTGGCTGTGTCTTTCCCTCGCAGCGGTGCAGACCTCAACTATGCCCGTGATCTGGCGAAAGCCGCCGGCTCCAATGCCATGATTGTTGCCAAGGTTGAACGTGCCGAAGCTGTTGCCTCTGATGAAGCCATGGATGATGTAATCCTGGCATCCGACGCTGTGATGGTTGCCCGTGGCGACCTGGGCGTGGAAATCGGTGATGCAGCACTGGTAGCCGTGCAGAAAAAGCTTATCAGTCGCTCCCGTCAGCTGAACCGCGTGGTGATCACTGCGACTCAAATGATGGAGTCGATGATTACCAGCCCAATGCCAACCCGCGCCGAAGTGATGGACGTGGCAAACGCAGTGCTCGATGGTACTGATGCAGTGATGTTGTCTGCCGAAACCGCCGCCGGTGACTTCCCGGAAGAAACCGTACGCGCCATGGCCAATGTGTGTGTGGGCGCAGAATCTCATCCCAGCGTAAAAGTGTCCAAGCACCGCATGGATGAGCGTTTTACGTCGGTTGAGGAAACCATCGCGCTTTCAACCATGTACGCAGCAAACCACCTGGACGGTGTAAAAGCCATTATCGCCCTGACTGAATCCGGAGCGACTGCACAGCTGATGAGCCGTATCAGCTCCTCATTGCCCATCATTGCCCTGTCGCGTCACTCAACCACTCTGGCTAAGATGGCTTTGTACCGTGGTGTTCAGCCTGTGTATTTCGACTCTACATCCTTCAGAGCGGATGAAGTTGCTGCCCAGGCGCTCGAAGCGGTACGTGCTGCCGGTTACCTCGGCAGTGGTGATATGGTGCTCATGACCAAGGGTGATGCCATGGAAACCATCGGTGGTACCAACACCTGCAAGGTACTTATTCTGCCCTAA
- a CDS encoding bifunctional 4-hydroxy-2-oxoglutarate aldolase/2-dehydro-3-deoxy-phosphogluconate aldolase, with protein MSENNWSLQPQDIFKRSPIVPVMVINKLEHAVPLAKALVAGGISVLEVTLRTSCALDAISKIAAEVPEALVGAGTILNEEQLRQAVEAGAQFIITPGAYPELLKTAMEGTVPLIPGVASISEVMAGMALGYRHFKFFPAEASGGVNALKAFQGPLADIRFCPTGGITPSSYRDYLALKNVDCIGGSWIAPTDAMEAGDWDRITSLCKEALAGLN; from the coding sequence ATGTCTGAGAATAACTGGTCTTTACAACCACAAGATATTTTTAAGCGCAGTCCGATTGTGCCTGTTATGGTGATCAATAAGTTGGAGCATGCGGTGCCGCTGGCGAAAGCTCTGGTAGCCGGTGGTATCAGCGTACTGGAGGTCACGCTGCGCACGTCCTGTGCACTGGATGCTATCAGTAAAATCGCCGCTGAAGTACCAGAAGCCCTCGTGGGTGCAGGAACCATACTCAACGAAGAGCAACTTCGTCAGGCAGTAGAGGCTGGCGCGCAGTTTATCATCACCCCCGGTGCGTATCCTGAGCTCCTTAAAACCGCCATGGAAGGTACGGTTCCACTCATTCCAGGTGTTGCCAGTATTTCTGAAGTGATGGCCGGCATGGCGCTTGGGTATCGTCACTTTAAGTTTTTCCCGGCTGAAGCCTCAGGTGGCGTTAATGCCCTCAAAGCCTTCCAGGGGCCACTGGCCGACATTCGTTTTTGCCCGACCGGCGGCATCACACCGTCAAGCTACCGTGATTATCTGGCGTTGAAGAACGTGGATTGCATTGGCGGCAGCTGGATTGCCCCCACAGATGCAATGGAAGCAGGCGACTGGGATAGGATCACCAGCCTGTGTAAAGAAGCGCTGGCTGGCCTCAACTAA
- the pgl gene encoding 6-phosphogluconolactonase, producing the protein MLKEAVFKSFDNTDSLETQLADRIARQLQDAVDARGKASLVVSGGSTPLKLFKALSNKAIDWNEVFVTLADERWVDNAHKDSNERLVRENLLQNRAASAKFRGLKNMFASAEEGAAMTSEHLANVPRPFDVVVLGMGNDGHTCSWFPCSDDLMRALDSDALCEAVTPRTAPHERITLTKKAILNSRQIYLHLVGEQKLSVYRQALESDDIKAMPIRVVLGQHKTPVDVYWSA; encoded by the coding sequence GTGCTGAAAGAAGCGGTATTCAAATCATTCGATAACACTGATTCGCTGGAAACCCAGTTGGCAGACCGTATCGCGCGCCAACTGCAGGATGCGGTGGATGCCCGCGGCAAGGCGAGCCTGGTGGTAAGTGGCGGCTCCACGCCGCTCAAACTGTTCAAGGCCTTGTCCAATAAAGCCATCGACTGGAACGAGGTCTTTGTTACGCTCGCCGATGAGCGCTGGGTAGACAACGCCCATAAGGACTCCAACGAGCGTCTGGTGCGTGAAAATTTGCTGCAAAACCGTGCCGCATCAGCCAAATTTCGCGGCCTTAAAAATATGTTTGCCAGTGCAGAAGAGGGCGCAGCCATGACTTCTGAACATCTGGCCAACGTGCCACGCCCGTTCGATGTGGTTGTATTGGGGATGGGCAACGATGGACACACCTGTTCCTGGTTCCCATGCTCTGACGACCTGATGCGGGCACTGGACAGTGACGCTTTGTGTGAAGCCGTGACACCAAGAACGGCGCCACATGAGCGGATCACTCTGACCAAAAAAGCGATTCTCAACAGCCGCCAAATCTATTTGCATCTGGTGGGCGAACAAAAGCTCAGCGTCTATCGTCAGGCGCTCGAAAGCGACGATATAAAAGCGATGCCAATTCGAGTGGTATTGGGTCAACACAAAACCCCGGTCGACGTGTATTGGAGCGCTTAA